In Flavobacterium sp. N1736, the following are encoded in one genomic region:
- a CDS encoding DoxX family protein: MENVKSLNKWANSHTYLPVDLVRIVLGVFLFMKGVSFVTNIQYLHDLISPIDRFGGGMFLLHYIAPAHMIGGIMIVFGLLTRWAIAAQLPVLFGAVLINFIGNMHSESLVLAIVVLLVCIFFLFYGSGKHSADYYFKMQQ, encoded by the coding sequence ATGGAAAATGTAAAAAGTTTAAATAAATGGGCTAATTCGCACACTTATTTGCCAGTAGATTTAGTACGTATTGTATTGGGTGTTTTTTTATTTATGAAAGGGGTTTCTTTTGTAACAAACATTCAGTACCTGCATGATTTAATTTCTCCCATTGATCGTTTTGGAGGCGGAATGTTTCTTTTACATTATATCGCTCCAGCTCACATGATTGGAGGAATTATGATTGTTTTCGGGTTACTTACGCGCTGGGCAATAGCGGCTCAATTACCTGTATTATTTGGAGCCGTTCTCATAAACTTTATAGGAAACATGCATTCAGAAAGCTTAGTTCTGGCAATAGTAGTTCTGTTAGTTTGTATTTTCTTTTTATTCTATGGAAGCGGAAAACATTCGGCAGACTATTATTTTAAAATGCAGCAATAA
- a CDS encoding acyl-CoA carboxylase subunit beta, with protein sequence MDLNFNKNEDHNKLLLSELKQRFAKIKLGGGEKRIEKLHAEGKMTARERIDYLLDENSKSIEIGGFVGDGMYAEHGGCPSGGVVIKIGYIRGKQCIVVANDATVKAGAWFPITGKKNLRAQEIAMENRLPIIYLVDSAGVYLPLQDEIFPDKEHFGRIFRNNAQMSSMGITQIAAVMGSCVAGGAYLPIMSDEALIVDKTGSIFLAGSYLVKAAIGETIDNETLGGATTHCEISGVTDYKAKDDKDALDKIKNIVDKIGDFDKAGYSRIKAEKPALEPKDIYGILPKARNEQYDMMEIINRLVDNSEFEAYKDGYGQTIITGYARIDGWAVGIVANQRKVVKTKKGEMQFGGVIYSDSADKATRFIANCNQKKIPLVFVQDVTGFMVGSKSEHGGIIKDGAKMVNAVSNSVVPKFTVIVGNSYGAGNYAMCGKAYDPRLIFAWPSAELAVMGGTQAAKVLAQIEASSLKAKGEIVDEAKETELFNKIKARYDEQTSPYYAASRLWTDAIIDPLDTRTWISLGIEAANHAPIQKPFNLGVIQV encoded by the coding sequence ATGGATTTAAACTTCAATAAAAACGAAGATCACAATAAATTGTTACTTTCTGAATTAAAACAAAGATTTGCCAAAATAAAATTAGGCGGAGGTGAAAAACGTATCGAAAAGTTGCATGCCGAAGGTAAAATGACAGCCCGCGAACGCATCGATTATTTACTGGATGAAAATTCGAAAAGTATTGAAATTGGAGGATTTGTTGGAGACGGAATGTACGCTGAACACGGCGGTTGTCCTTCTGGCGGAGTTGTAATTAAAATAGGATATATTAGAGGAAAACAATGTATTGTAGTTGCCAATGACGCTACTGTAAAAGCGGGCGCGTGGTTTCCTATTACAGGAAAAAAGAATTTACGTGCGCAGGAAATCGCCATGGAAAACAGGTTGCCTATTATATATTTAGTAGATAGCGCCGGAGTTTATTTACCGCTTCAAGACGAAATTTTCCCTGATAAAGAGCACTTTGGCAGAATCTTTAGAAACAATGCTCAAATGAGCAGTATGGGAATTACTCAAATTGCTGCCGTTATGGGAAGCTGCGTTGCCGGAGGCGCTTATTTGCCAATTATGAGCGATGAAGCTTTAATTGTAGATAAAACCGGAAGTATTTTTCTTGCCGGAAGTTATCTCGTAAAAGCGGCTATTGGCGAAACTATCGACAATGAAACTTTAGGCGGAGCTACAACACATTGCGAAATTTCGGGCGTGACAGATTATAAGGCGAAAGACGACAAAGATGCTTTAGATAAAATTAAAAATATTGTAGATAAAATTGGTGATTTTGATAAAGCGGGCTATAGCCGAATTAAGGCTGAAAAACCTGCTCTTGAACCAAAAGATATTTACGGAATTCTGCCAAAAGCAAGAAACGAGCAATACGATATGATGGAAATTATCAATCGTTTGGTTGATAATTCAGAATTTGAAGCTTATAAGGATGGTTACGGACAAACTATTATTACAGGTTATGCAAGAATCGATGGCTGGGCTGTAGGAATTGTGGCAAACCAAAGAAAAGTGGTGAAAACCAAAAAAGGTGAAATGCAGTTTGGCGGTGTTATTTACTCAGATAGCGCTGATAAAGCGACACGTTTTATTGCTAATTGCAATCAAAAGAAAATTCCATTAGTATTTGTGCAAGATGTTACCGGTTTTATGGTTGGATCAAAATCTGAACATGGCGGAATCATTAAAGACGGAGCAAAAATGGTAAATGCAGTAAGCAATTCTGTTGTTCCAAAATTTACTGTCATTGTAGGTAATTCATACGGCGCAGGAAATTATGCCATGTGCGGAAAAGCGTATGATCCTAGATTAATTTTTGCGTGGCCAAGCGCAGAACTTGCCGTTATGGGCGGAACACAGGCTGCAAAAGTATTAGCTCAAATTGAAGCTTCTTCTCTTAAAGCAAAAGGAGAAATTGTTGACGAAGCTAAGGAAACAGAATTATTTAACAAAATAAAAGCACGCTACGACGAGCAAACTTCTCCTTATTATGCAGCGTCAAGATTGTGGACAGATGCCATTATAGACCCATTAGATACCCGTACCTGGATTTCTTTAGGAATTGAAGCTGCAAACCACGCTCCTATTCAAAAACCATTTAATTTAGGCGTAATTCAGGTTTAG
- a CDS encoding TetR/AcrR family transcriptional regulator — MSKAANTRLTILHKAFELIYSKGYQTTSIDEIIATTQVTKGAFYYHFETKDEMGVAIIEEILKATMMESFISPIENSENPLEDIYDMISYLLLEDPFLQVKYGCPVGNLTQEMTPWNNEFSKALTELVDQWKNTIEKAVTNGQKSGLIRKDVDGNQAAFFIISGYWGIRNFGKLQDNNSCYIVYLKEFRNYLNSLK; from the coding sequence ATGTCTAAAGCTGCAAACACCCGACTTACAATTCTTCATAAAGCATTTGAATTGATTTATTCGAAAGGATATCAAACCACAAGTATCGATGAAATTATTGCGACAACTCAAGTTACAAAAGGTGCTTTTTATTATCATTTTGAAACAAAAGATGAAATGGGAGTTGCTATTATTGAGGAGATTTTAAAAGCAACAATGATGGAAAGCTTTATCTCGCCAATTGAAAATTCAGAAAATCCGCTGGAAGATATTTATGATATGATTTCGTATTTACTTCTCGAAGATCCTTTTTTGCAGGTTAAATACGGATGTCCGGTTGGAAACTTAACGCAGGAAATGACGCCTTGGAATAACGAATTCAGTAAAGCATTAACTGAATTGGTCGATCAATGGAAAAATACAATTGAAAAAGCTGTCACAAATGGCCAGAAATCTGGATTGATCAGGAAAGATGTTGATGGAAATCAAGCTGCCTTTTTTATAATTTCAGGCTATTGGGGAATACGGAATTTTGGAAAACTTCAGGATAATAATTCATGTTATATCGTTTATTTAAAAGAGTTTAGAAATTATTTAAATAGTTTAAAATAA
- a CDS encoding DUF3817 domain-containing protein, translated as MKHLLQTNIGRLRIIGFLEGTSLLVLLCIAVPLKYVFGEPFLTRTMGTIHGALFLLFVFNTISVGVEQNWKFKETTWKVLLACIIPFGTFYIDAKILSRIGIASQK; from the coding sequence ATGAAACATTTACTTCAAACAAACATTGGAAGATTACGAATTATTGGATTTTTAGAAGGAACATCTTTATTGGTATTATTATGTATTGCAGTTCCTTTAAAATATGTTTTTGGCGAGCCATTTTTGACCAGAACAATGGGAACCATACACGGCGCTTTATTTTTACTTTTCGTTTTTAATACAATAAGCGTAGGAGTAGAACAAAATTGGAAGTTTAAAGAAACAACGTGGAAAGTGCTTTTAGCATGTATAATTCCATTTGGTACTTTTTATATTGATGCTAAAATTTTAAGCAGAATTGGAATAGCTTCTCAAAAGTAA